DNA sequence from the Stigmatella aurantiaca genome:
TTGCGAGCGCGGCGCACCTTGGCAGGTGGGTGGGTTGTCTGGCTCACGGATGCGCCGCTTGACCTCGACAATCCCTCGCACCTGAGCGTGCTACTGCGCACTTACGATCGATTTCCGGATATTGGCGGACGATCAGCGCCCTGAAAGCGCGGGCGGGGCGTGGTCAGCGTCAGTTCCATCCCATTATGGTACCCGCCATGCTTGGTGAGACCTCCTTGAACGCGCTCTTGCGCGGCCTCTCCCCCACGTTGAACCCCGGCGAATACGTCTTCTGCACCGTGAGCGATGAGCGAGTGTTGCAAGGCACCCGGCCTCTTGGCAGCTTCCAGGAACGCGAAGGCCTGACGGTCATTCTGGAGCGTCCGCAGGCCGACCGGCTTCAGCTCCCCTACACGTACGTCGCGGCCTGGATCACCATCTCCATCCACTCGGCGCTGGAGGCTGTGGGGCTCACCGCAGCCCTGTCCACGGCCTTGGCCCAGGCGGGCATCAGCTGCAATGTCGTGGCTGGCTTCTACCACGACCATCTGTTCGTCAGCGCAGCCGATGGTTCCCGGGCCCTCCAGGTGCTGCGCGAGCTGGCCGCGCAGTAACGGCTTATCCCAAGGAGGCGGCCGCTTCGGCCAGCTTCTCCTGGGCCGTCTCCCAGGCCGCGTAGAGGGCTTCCAGCTCTTCCTTGCCCGCGCGGTGGGTGTCCATCAGCGGCTTGGCCCTCGCGAAGTCGTTGTAGAGTTCCGGGTCCGCCAGCTGCGCCTCCCGCTCCTTCTGGGTGGCCTCCAGCTTGGCGATGCGCTCTTCGATCCGGGCGATCTC
Encoded proteins:
- a CDS encoding ACT domain-containing protein; translation: MLGETSLNALLRGLSPTLNPGEYVFCTVSDERVLQGTRPLGSFQEREGLTVILERPQADRLQLPYTYVAAWITISIHSALEAVGLTAALSTALAQAGISCNVVAGFYHDHLFVSAADGSRALQVLRELAAQ